One genomic segment of Gossypium arboreum isolate Shixiya-1 chromosome 3, ASM2569848v2, whole genome shotgun sequence includes these proteins:
- the LOC108475264 gene encoding uncharacterized protein LOC108475264, whose translation METPQGEELLRKIQELEVGHEHLMREMSRLKQSGGESIHDSTRRGSHRTSPQRPLFLGDTLAAAGSGSVRLQSQIESGSCGTSNGHGGRTRTGNSWTAAANLTNSQFLNILQSMGQSVYIYDLGGRVFYWNRAAEKLFGYSEAEALGQDIIKLVCQPKYFRIAVNIVHLVTAGESWAGLFPIKNRIGENISVVATVTPFYDENGSVVGITCVTCDSRPFQQTKFEFSAERQPEGNSSAFTRSKNAITFKLGLDPQQPLQAAIVSKISNLAFKVSNKVKSRIRTGENRVDPYDHKEDATHSRVCTSKGDMRPPTHGVLYPFDNESTVMNSIDFGDENEGKPAIQKFTTFIALTGISLPWKGNSQEESEAKTTHSIRPCEGNDQENETFLLKGPYLGTKPEDHINKYGRPINNDASGSSSSSANVNSTSSTSSSGSTGGSPVNRVDMDTDCVDYEILWEELTIGEQIGRGSCGTVYHGLWYASDVAVKVFPNLEYSDDVIHSFRQEVSLLKRLRHPNVLLFMGAVTSPQRLCIVTEFLQRGSLFRLLQRNAAKLERKRRVHLALDIARGMNYLHHCNPTIVHRDLKSSNLLVDKNWTLKVGDFGLSRLKHATFLTTKTGKGTPQWMAPEVLRNEPSDEKSDIYSFGVILWELATGKIPWENLNSMQVIGTVGFMNQRLEIPKDLDPLWASIIESCWLSDPRSRPTFLELMDKLRELQRRCAIQLQQARNSAGDGSQKGS comes from the exons ATGGAAACGCCGCAAGGGGAGGAGCTCTTGAGGAAGATCCAAGAACTGGAAGTAGGGCATGAGCATCTCATGCGAGAAATGTCAAGGTTAAAACAATCCGGTGGTGAGTCAATTCACGACTCAACTCGTCGAGGATCCCACCGTACTTCCCCTCAACGGCCGTTATTTCTCGGGGACACGTTGGCTGCTGCCGGTTCTGGTTCTGTTCGACTTCAGTCGCAAATAGAGAGCGGGAGCTGCGGCACCTCAAATGGCCACGGAGGAAGAACAAGAACCGGGAATTCATGGACAGCGGCCGCTAATTTGACTAACAGtcagtttttaaatattttacagtCTATGGGACAATCTGTTTATATATATGATCTTGGAGGCCGTGTATTCTATT GGAACCGAGCTGCTGAAAAACTTTTTGGTTATTCAGAAGCAGAAGCTTTAGGACAAGATATTATTAAGCTTGTTTGTCAACCTAAGTATTTCAGGATTGCAGTTAATATAGTTCATCTGGTTACTGCTGGGGAGAGTTGGGCTGGGTTGTTTCCTATTAAGAATAGAATAGGGGAGAATATTTCTGTAGTTGCAACTGTTACTcctttttatgatgaaaatggtTCTGTGGTGGGAATCACTTGTGTGACCTGTGATTCGCGGCCTTTTCAACAAACCAAGTTTGAATTTTCAGCTGAAAGGCAACCGGAAGGAAATTCTTCAGCTTTTACCCGGTCTAAAAACGCCATCACGTTTAAACTTGGTCTTGATCCTCAGCAGCCTCTGCAAGCTGCAATTGTATCAAAAATATCAAATTTG GCGTTCAAGGTGAGCAACAAAGTGAAATCCAGAATTAGGACAGGCGAGAATCGTGTTGATCCTTATGATCATAAAGAAGACGCAACTCACAGTAGAGTCTGTACATCTAAGGGAGATATGCGGCCACCCACCCATGGTGTACTTTATCCTTTTGATAACGAGTCCACTGTAATGAACTCTATAGATTTTGGTGATGAGAATGAAGGAAAACCTGCAATCCAAAAATTTACGACCTTTATAGCTCTGACAGGGATATCTTTGCCTTGGAAAGGGAACAGTCAAGAAGAATCAGAGGCCAAGACTACTCATTCCATAAGGCCTTGTGAGGGTAATGATCAAGAGAATGAAACATTTCTGCTAAAGGGCCCATATTTGGGTACAAAACCAGAAGACCATATTAATAAGTACGGTAGACCTATCAACAATGACGCATCAGGTTCTTCATCATCTTCTGCTAATGTTAACAGCACAAGCAGTACCAGCAGCTCGGGGAGTACTGGTGGTAGTCCTGTTAATAGAGTTGATATGGACACTGACTGTGTAGATTATGAAATCTTGTGGGAAGAGTTGACGATCGGAGAGCAAATTGGGCGAG GTTCTTGTGGAACGGTATATCATGGTCTGTGGTATGCATCA GATGTTGCTGTCAAGGTATTCCCGAACCTGGAATATTCAGATGATGTCATACATTCTTTTAGACAGGAG GTTTCTCTGTTGAAAAGACTGCGGCATCCAAATGTTCTGCTGTTTATGGGAGCTGTCACTTCACCTCAACGTCTCTGCATTGTTACTGAATTTCTTCAACG TGGGAGTTTGTTTCGATTGCTACAGAGGAATGCTGCAAAATTAGAGAGGAAACGGCGTGTTCATTTGGCTTTGGATATT GCACGAGGCATGAATTATCTTCACCATTGCAATCCGACTATCGTTCATCGTGATTTGAAGTCTTCAAATCTCCTAGTTGATAAGAATTGGACTCTGAAG GTTGGCGATTTTGGTTTGTCACGTCTCAAGCATGCAACGTTTCTCACTACTAAGACTGGGAAAGGAACG CCTCAATGGATGGCGCCAGAAGTTCTTCGCAATGAACCCTCCGATGAGAA GTCCGATATTTATAGTTTTGGAGTCATATTATGGGAACTTGCTACTGGGAAGATACCTTGGGAGAATCTCAACTCAATGCAG GTAATTGGAACTGTCGGGTTCATGAACCAACGACTTGAGATTCCGAAGGATTTAGATCCACTGTGGGCTTCGATAATAGAGAGTTGCTGGCTCAG TGATCCTCGAAGTCGGCCAACGTTTCTGGAACTGATGGACAAGCTTAGAGAGCTTCAAAGACGATGCGCCATCCAACTTCAGCAAGCCCGTAACTCGGCTGGAGACGGCTCTCAAAAGGGATCATGA
- the LOC108475263 gene encoding uncharacterized protein LOC108475263: protein MAEELNSYSQMYLDMNMEVPQLKPFSSSSSSSSSSSSAAAVFEIEVKATFIIVDELFEEAGRILSQVIHEFPFDDLINDGNGAVLDMLNSMRVPVQQSMVEEIATTAVRLAAAARDADGKVLRMEVEIEAVVNEVPDFGSDAMDIEDDDDDEGVAMEVVAESVRKTVVETAEKDCTICLEELAVGGEAARIPCSHVFHEACIVTWLKKKKCCPCCRFDFSNLKSEV, encoded by the coding sequence ATGGCAGAGGAACTCAACAGCTACTCTCAAATGTATCTGGACATGAACATGGAAGTCCCACAACTCAaacctttttcttcttcttcttcttcttcttcttcttcttcttctgctGCTGCTGTGTTTGAAATCGAGGTTAAGGCCACGTTTATCATTGTCGATGAACTGTTTGAGGAAGCTGGGAGGATTCTTTCTCAAGTGATACACGAGTTTCCTTTCGACGACTTGATTAACGACGGCAACGGTGCCGTTTTAGACATGCTTAACTCTATGCGAGTCCCGGTTCAACAGTCCATGGTGGAAGAAATAGCAACCACAGCAGTTCGCTTGGCGGCGGCTGCTAGGGATGCAGATGGGAAGGTCTTGAGAATGGAAGTGGAGATTGAGGCTGTTGTAAATGAAGTGCCTGACTTTGGGAGTGATGCTATGGATATCGAAGATGATGATGACGACGAAGGGGTGGCTATGGAAGTGGTGGCGGAGAGTGTGAGGAAGACGGTGGTTGAAACGGCGGAAAAAGATTGTACGATTTGTTTGGAAGAATTGGCAGTGGGTGGCGAAGCGGCTCGCATTCCTTGCTCGCATGTTTTTCACGAAGCTTGCATTGTAACCTGGCTAAAGAAGAAGAAATGTTGCCCTTGTTGTCGTTTTGATTTCTCTAACTTGAAAAGTGAAGTTTag